A genomic region of Rhipicephalus sanguineus isolate Rsan-2018 chromosome 1, BIME_Rsan_1.4, whole genome shotgun sequence contains the following coding sequences:
- the LOC119400237 gene encoding uncharacterized protein LOC119400237, whose product MRRLKEWGIVPSSAYDFRIEGYCERTGKFLTTANVHNRLSSTRIVCTDGKSYELVGPFDRVSGAEGYIPERILDAFVHGVPRNWRQVIRGWLEQEDSNGRDCREAESTVKYPDLPFQRCSADKSFQKMQRDSAFNFQRRRRHSGVASASATSPTKQHSTRKSGVAIVGSYASPLYMKEAKIYVERLPEAILLETVNGAIAVGPTSSTPRHAPVSLEKTRNLSTSTRVSLSGKAKQKVPKKLGAEMGMSLRNSSSPATRARARDEVWARSDEVCTRSLRNSSCPATRAKAHDASGGHSDKVCTRSRSASAQRILRSAKQGMQATRDVNGKIKTASTCEMQVRKRSTSGSTGKKGTAFLKLDHVAALPVAERALSGPSPRKYRNQGQKKSTKQKDKPELSGSRTSSRGEQMHSNYGPVKERKSSTSVQTRIGCYPTRKNSELEVKVMSPCVLPDKSKSSVDSSRHRAGGMEQTGIQLRSDKCDILASRQHKATASLEECTSAIINKRYPVRSSKKASNTGLSSAKKKLDDLSSLSGCQNEAAKKNNIRPREDECGLSVNEHVRTRSGHCYQRKNVECKDKLGAKSLNMLPAKRKHSLDNVQRAASEEQQTGAPHSSRASCDNTFAKQKKAATSLREGSSTVKQQHLSHTTIEMDSAETIPVKLKSLRRKSPGSQKDPATKSSPHSEVQGKHRYSTRSCALALRKRAPKSSSGLLAKHKFNLETSQITASSKQQTGASRRNRTLSKELVTKQQKATENETHHSSCTVRTRRTSSTKFNTGQTGSPKTRRTPLPRKSATTSSHDTSKKTFGNVCQAKAASCTHRKIDTTSASGKQKSNMSSSRQDTATSQRRAPKRKRSVTCSSEFSPRKKTSRGDTSQRKGSAKVTSCSVSSRATAGKQKSSEGCIGQQDVCSENRGESSVKPLATPLHAILPKEAAVGDKSETDVAKNHSNTTGIKRGRPRKKQPSLEVHNNSDAQSRGQPSSEVANALKSVQTEQAGSESESTPKLSVSDALKKGCCEPAEPFVKPQPCKQGRSADSTSQTTKPKASESTEALLAITARKGTLKRKAQIKKLADALAAKEACDDIYQSQVLGGNIPGDFFMTENWDELSDFRASRMTTPVPNSPHLSPGKSQFSFSSVGSASSESPVAAVAIMKSIRKRDCATTLKSSTPKSKYMKKNPNVNVVLQGLRNLEAKLEKERLKENCEDSNEEVEDTDVESSQDDEHLFFH is encoded by the exons ATGAGGCGACTTAAAGAGTGGGGAATTGTGCCTTCCAGCGCCTACGACTTTCGGATTGAGGGTTATTGTGAAAGAACTGGCAAGTTCCTCACAACAGCAAACGTACACAACCGGCTGAGCAGTACACGTATCGTGTGCACTGACGGCAAGAGCTACGAGCTTGTGGGACCGTTCGACCGAGTTTCGGGTGCTGAAGGATACATTCCGGAGAGAATACTCGACGCATTCGTGCATGGTGTACCACGGAACTGGAGGCAAGTCATACGGGGTTGGCTTGAACAAGAAGACTCAAATGGCCGGGATTGCCGTGAAGCCGAAAGCACAGTGAAGTACCCAGACCTCCCTTTTCAGCGTTGTTCTGCTGATAAAAGTTTCCAGAAGATGCAGCGAGACAGTGCGTTCAACTTCCAGCGGCGCAGACGACACAGCGGCGTTGCATCTGCCTCAGCGACTTCGCCAACCAAGCAGCACTCAACTCGAAAGAGCGGCGTTGCCATTGTCGGTAGCTACGCTTCTCCTTTGTACATGAAAGAAGCCAAAATTTATGTTGAAAGACTGCCTGAGGCGATATTGTTGGAAACGGTGAATGGAGCTATTGCGGTGGGACCGACAAGCAGCACGCCTCGTCACGCGCCAGTGTCTCTGGAGAAAACAAGAAACCTTTCAACTTCGACTCGAGTGTCATTATCTGGTAAAGCCAAGCAGAAGGTGCCGAAAAAACTTGGAGCAGAAATGGGCATGTCCTTGAGAAATAGTTCGTCCCCTGCCACTCGGGCCAGAGCACGTGATGAAGTGT GGGCACGCAGTGATGAAGTGTGTACACGGTCCCTGAGAAATAGTTCTTGCCCTGCCACTCGGGCTAAAGCACATGATGCATCAGGGGGACACAGTGATAAAGTCTGTACACGGTCGCGATCGGCTAGTGCACAGCGAATCTTGCGGAGCGCAAAGCAAGGAATGCAAGCGACTCGTGATGTGAATGGCAAAATCAAAACAGCTTCAACTTGTGAAATGCAAGTGAGAAAGCGAAGTACTTCTGGCAGCACAGGTAAAAAAGGAACTGCATTCCTGAAGCTTGACCATGTTGCTGCATTGCCTGTAGCCGAAAGAGCATTATCAGGGCCGTCACCACGGAAGTACAGAAATCAAGGCCAGAAGAAAAGCACAAAGCAGAAAGATAAACCTGAATTAAGTGGTAGCCGAACGTCTTCCAGAGGAGAGCAAATGCACAGTAATTATGGGCCAGTGAAGGAACGCAAGAGCAGTACAAGTGTGCAGACCAGGATCGGCTGTTATCCGACACGTAAAAACAGTGAACTTGAGGTTAAGGTGATGTCACCATGCGTTTTGCCAGACAAGTCGAAGTCTAGCGTGGATAGTTCTCGCCACAGAGCTGGTGGCATGGAGCAAACAGGTATTCAGCTCAGAAGTGATAAATGTGACATCTTAGCTTCAAGGCAGCATAAAGCAACTGCAAGTTTGGAGGAGTGTACTTCTGCTATTATCAACAAAAGGTATCCTGTACGCAGCAGTAAAAAAGCAAGCAATACGGGATTGTCGTCAGCCAAGAAGAAATTGGACGACTTAAGTTCACTGTCGGGGTGCCAGAATgaggctgcaaaaaaaaataacattcgcCCTAGAGAGGATGAATGCGGACTCAGTGTAAATGAACATGTGCGGACAAGAAGTGGCCACTGCTATCAACGCAAGAACGTTGAATGTAAAGACAAGCTTGGAGCCAAGTCGCTGAACATGTTGCCAGCTAAGCGTAAGCATAGCTTGGACAATGTTCAGCGTGCAGCAAGCGAAGAGCAGCAAACAGGTGCTCCACACAGCAGTCGTGCGTCGTGTGACAACACATTTGCGAAGCAGAAGAAAGCAGCAACTAGTCTAAGAGAAGGCAGTTCCACTGTTAAGCAGCAGCATCTATCACACACTACCATTGAAATGGACAGTGCAGAGACTATACCAGTGAAACTGAAGTCACTCAGAAGGAAATCACCTGGCAGCCAAAAGGATCCTGCTACAAAGAGCAGCCCTCACTCTGAAGTACAGGGGAAACACCGGTATAGCACTAGGAGTTGTGCACTGGCCTTACGCAAGCGTGCACCCAAATCATCAAGTGGTTTGCTAGCTAAGCACAAATTTAACCTGGAAACTTCTCAAATCACTGCAAGTAGTAAGCAACAGACAGGCGCTTCACGCAGGAACCGCACCTTGAGCAAGGAACTGGTTACAAAGCAGCAGAAGGCAACTGAGAATGAAacacaccacagttcctgcacaGTCAGAACGCGCCGCACCTCAAGCACCAAGTTTAACACTGGCCAAACAGGGTCACCGAAGACCCGAAGAACACCATTACCAAGAAAGTCTGCAACCACGTCTTCACATGATACATCTAAGAAGACCTTTGGAAATGTTTGtcaagcaaaagctgcttcatgTACTCACCGTAAAATTGATACTACGTCAGCATCGGGCAAACAGAAATCAAATATGAGCTCGTCAAGACAGGATACCGCTACAAGCCAGAGAAGGGCACCGAAAAGAAAACGTTCTGTTACATGTTCATCTGAATTTTCACCCAGGAAGAAAACCTCCAGGGGAGATACTTCTCAAAGAAAAGGTTCAGCTAAGGTTACATCATGCTCTGTGTCCAGTAGAGCTACAGCAGGCAAGCAAAAATCTAGTGAGGGTTGCATAGGACAACAGGATGTTTGCTCCGAAAACCGAGGGGAGTCATCAGTGAAACCTTTGGCTACACCTTTGCATGCAATTTTGCCCAAGGAGGCAGCCGTTGGAGATAAATCTGAAACTGATGTTGCCAAAAATCACAGTAATACCACAGGCATAAAAAGAGGGAGACCAAGAAAGAAACAACCATCATTAGAAGTTCACAATAACAGTGACGCCCAATCTCGTGGACAGCCCAGTTCTGAAGTTGCTAACGCTTTAAAAAGTGTACAAACAGAGCAGGCAGGTAGTGAAAGTGAGAGCACACCCAAGTTGAGTGTCTCAGATGCACTGAAAAAGGGTTGCTGTGAACCAGCTGAGCCTTTCGTGAAACCACAGCCATGCAAGCAAGGTCGCAGCGCAGACTCTACAAGTCAGACTACAAAGCCCAAAGCAAGTGAATCCACGGAGGCACTTCTAGCAATAACAGCCAGAAAGGGAACCCTCAAACGTAAGGCCCAAATCAAGAAGCTGGCAGATGCACTGGCAGCGAAGGAAGCTTGCGATGACATTTACCAGTCTCAGGTTTTAGGTGGAAACATCCCTGGTGATTTTTTCATGACGGAAAATTGGGATGAGCTGTCCGATTTCCGGGCATCTCGAATGACAACACCTGTGCCGAATTCCCCGCATCTCAGCCCAGGGAAGAGTCAGTTCTCATTTTCTAGTGTAGGCAGTGCATCATCAGAATCGCCAGTAGCAGCAGTTGCGATCATGAAGAGCATCCGTAAGCGAGATTGTGCTACCACCTTGAAATCCTCAACCCCGAAGTCtaaatatatgaaaaaaaatccGAATGTAAATGTGGTGCTACAAGGACTGCGGAATCTGGAGGCAAAGTTAGAGAAAGAAAGGCTGAAAGAAAACTGCGAAGATTCCAATGAGGAAGTGGAGGACACAGATGTCGAAAGTAGTCAAGATGACGAACATCTTTTTTTCCACTGA